A segment of the Ramlibacter agri genome:
CATCAGATCACCTCCGCGGCGCGCAGCGCCTGAATGTCGGCCGCGCCGTAACCCAGTTCGGCCAGGATCGCGTCGCTGTGTTCGCCCAGCAGCGGCGGCGCCGAGCGGATCGGCAAGGCATCGCCATCGAAGCGCATGGGGCTCGCCACCAGCGGCACGTCCACGCCGGACGGGTGCGGCACCCGGCGCAGCATCTCGCGCGCCTTCACCTGCGGCTCTTCGAACACTTCGGCCACGCTGTTGATCGGGCCGCAGGGCACGCCGGCCTGGTCCAGCGCGGCGATCAGGTCTTCGCGCTTCCAGGCGTCGAAAGCTTCGCGCAGCAGCGCCGACAGTTCGGCGATGTTGCGCACGCGCTGCGCGTTGGTGGCGAAGCGCGCGTCGGCCGCCCATTCGCTCTTGCCGAAGACCTGGCACAGCTTGGCGAACTGGCCGTCGTTGCCGACGACCAGGATCACGTCGCCGTCGGCGCAGGCGTAGACGTCCTGCGGCTGGATGTTGGGGTGCGCGTTGCCATTGCGCCGCGGCACCTTGTCGCTCACCAGGTAGTTCATCGCCTGGTTGGCGAGCGTCGCCACCTGCACGTCCAGCATCGCGATGTCGACGTAGCCGCCCAGGCCGGTCTCGTTGCGGCGCGCCAGCGCGGCCAGCACGGAGACGGCGGTGTACATGCCGGTCATCAGGTCGACGATGGGCACGCCCACCTTCTGCGGGCCGCCGCCCGGCTTGCCGTCCTTCTCGCCCGTTACGCTCATGAGGCCGCCCATGGCCTGGATCAGGAAGTCGTAGGCGGGCTGGTCGCGGCGCGGGCCGGTCTGGCCGAAGCCGGTGACCGAGCAGTAGATGAGGCGCGGGTTGACCTTGCGCAGCGAGGCTTCGTCCAGGCCGTAGCGCGCCAGGGTGCCGGCCTTGTAGTTCTCCAGCACGATGTCGGCGCGCCTGGCCAGCTGGCGCACGATCTCCTGGCCTTCGGGCTTGTCCAGGCTCAAGGTGATGGAGCGCTTGCCGCGGTTGACGGCCAGGTAGTAGCCGGCTTCCTTGGTGTCGTTGCCGTCGGCGTCCTTCAGGAAAGGCGGGCCCCAGCTGCGGGTGTCGTCGCCGGCGCCGGGCCGTTCGACCTTGATGACTTCGGCGCCCAGGTCGGCGAGGATCTGGCCGGCCCAGGGCGCCGCCAGGATGCGGCTCAAGTCCAGGACCTTGACGTGCGAAAGCGGTCCGGGTTGCGTGTTCATGGCTATTTCTCTTCGAGGAGGCCCAGCGTGCCGAGCAGCTGGCGCATGGCGGCCTTGTCCTGCTGCACGAAGGCGGT
Coding sequences within it:
- a CDS encoding CaiB/BaiF CoA transferase family protein produces the protein MNTQPGPLSHVKVLDLSRILAAPWAGQILADLGAEVIKVERPGAGDDTRSWGPPFLKDADGNDTKEAGYYLAVNRGKRSITLSLDKPEGQEIVRQLARRADIVLENYKAGTLARYGLDEASLRKVNPRLIYCSVTGFGQTGPRRDQPAYDFLIQAMGGLMSVTGEKDGKPGGGPQKVGVPIVDLMTGMYTAVSVLAALARRNETGLGGYVDIAMLDVQVATLANQAMNYLVSDKVPRRNGNAHPNIQPQDVYACADGDVILVVGNDGQFAKLCQVFGKSEWAADARFATNAQRVRNIAELSALLREAFDAWKREDLIAALDQAGVPCGPINSVAEVFEEPQVKAREMLRRVPHPSGVDVPLVASPMRFDGDALPIRSAPPLLGEHSDAILAELGYGAADIQALRAAEVI